In the Paenibacillus sp. FSL H7-0357 genome, one interval contains:
- a CDS encoding helix-turn-helix domain-containing protein, with protein MTTKLFARDIGLEPGFTFRIQKCPLTHDYYVHSHDFSELVVILSGSAVHIIEGREYPVTAGQVFLIHSNVSHGYKNVDGIEYVNVMFQPEQLLQLPELRLLPGFQALFYIEPFYRKEMYFKGMLTLDAGQLREATRLLDVILEEHDRQPEGYRLMIRTYFTALVGMLSRYYQNSLGSEDNKALRIGETVTYIEEHFLQPISLQSMADMAYLSTRQFLRVFTRNYQTTPMDYVIRKRLDYSCTLLRSPGLTISQVAMDSGFHDQNYYSRQFRKAFNCTPSEYREKMRDS; from the coding sequence ATGACAACTAAACTTTTTGCGCGGGACATCGGACTTGAACCCGGCTTTACCTTCAGGATCCAGAAATGCCCGCTGACCCATGATTACTACGTCCATAGCCATGATTTCTCCGAGCTGGTCGTCATTCTGTCGGGAAGCGCCGTGCATATTATCGAAGGGAGAGAGTATCCGGTTACTGCCGGACAGGTTTTTCTGATCCACAGCAACGTTTCCCATGGTTATAAGAATGTCGATGGCATCGAATACGTTAACGTCATGTTCCAGCCCGAACAACTGCTGCAGCTGCCCGAGCTCAGGCTGCTGCCGGGCTTTCAGGCGCTGTTCTACATTGAGCCTTTCTACCGCAAGGAAATGTATTTCAAGGGCATGCTCACCCTTGACGCCGGGCAGCTGCGGGAAGCGACGCGGCTGCTTGATGTGATCCTCGAAGAGCATGACCGGCAGCCGGAAGGATACCGGCTGATGATCCGCACTTATTTTACCGCTCTGGTAGGCATGCTTTCGCGCTATTATCAGAACAGCCTCGGAAGCGAGGACAACAAGGCGCTGCGGATCGGCGAAACCGTGACCTATATCGAGGAGCATTTTCTGCAGCCCATTTCCCTGCAATCCATGGCGGATATGGCCTATTTGTCCACCCGCCAGTTTCTGAGAGTCTTTACCCGCAACTACCAGACCACCCCCATGGATTACGTCATCCGCAAGCGGCTGGACTATTCCTGCACGCTGCTGCGCAGCCCCGGCCTCACCATTTCACAGGTGGCTATGGACAGCGGATTCCATGACCAGAACTATTACTCCCGCCAGTTCCGCAAAGCATTCAACTGCACGCCAAGTGAATACCGCGAGAAAATGCGGGATTCCTAA
- a CDS encoding AraC family transcriptional regulator: protein MLCLEFAIPPLPQFVTVGHAVWSPGDRHFARTFGVYDLLLVKRGTLYMTEQDKEYAVGPGKLLVLEAGLPHAGHRPCGEDTEIYWVHFIHGCPTAHIRREDIPWSSLLAKGTVEDVEPSAQQRLYMPKFAAVDVEALEPILRGMNEIHNRLSAENAVRLHLLLAELLAALQAECARTSAPEPAVRLARAAAAYLDGHWRQPFDLAGLEEELHFQADYITRCMKQHIGTTPLQYVLRLRLEEAKQLLGGTVLGIPEVAERVGIRDPNYMTRLFSARFGVTPGAYRRRLRQRDEGMAAGRDEDKE, encoded by the coding sequence GTGCTGTGTCTGGAATTCGCCATCCCGCCGCTGCCGCAATTTGTGACAGTAGGACATGCCGTCTGGTCGCCGGGTGACCGGCATTTCGCCCGCACCTTCGGTGTGTACGATCTGCTGCTGGTGAAGCGGGGAACGCTGTATATGACAGAACAAGATAAGGAATATGCCGTGGGTCCGGGGAAGCTGCTGGTGCTGGAGGCGGGGCTGCCGCATGCCGGGCATCGGCCCTGCGGGGAGGATACGGAAATTTATTGGGTGCATTTCATTCATGGATGTCCGACAGCGCATATCCGGCGGGAGGATATTCCCTGGTCGTCGCTGCTCGCCAAAGGGACGGTGGAGGATGTTGAGCCTTCTGCGCAGCAGCGTTTGTATATGCCCAAATTTGCTGCAGTCGATGTAGAAGCGCTGGAGCCGATTTTGCGTGGGATGAACGAGATCCACAACCGGCTGAGTGCAGAGAACGCTGTCCGGCTCCATTTGCTGCTGGCAGAGCTGTTGGCCGCGCTGCAGGCGGAATGCGCCCGGACTTCTGCGCCGGAGCCTGCGGTCCGGCTGGCCCGGGCAGCCGCAGCCTATCTGGACGGTCATTGGAGACAGCCGTTTGATCTTGCCGGACTCGAGGAGGAGCTGCATTTTCAGGCGGATTATATTACAAGGTGCATGAAACAGCATATCGGCACAACACCGCTGCAGTATGTGCTGCGTCTGCGCCTGGAAGAAGCCAAACAATTGCTGGGTGGTACAGTGCTCGGCATACCCGAAGTTGCCGAACGGGTAGGCATTCGCGATCCTAACTACATGACGCGGCTGTTTAGTGCGAGATTTGGCGTGACGCCCGGGGCGTACCGGCGGCGGCTGCGTCAGAGGGATGAGGGAATGGCCGCCGGCAGGGATGAAGATAAGGAGTGA
- a CDS encoding glycoside hydrolase family 2 protein codes for MRNLLCLNGEWDFMPLYDQPQCRRLPEKIVYEARKIQVPSSWRRTYPLPEGKRFGKFQEYDYAPFELYGYPEEWDAAEAGVLHRSFRVPESMAGQRIVLRLDGIMQKAVIYLDRQEIGVWEDGYLPLRLDITSLVVQGREHHLHVVCGGFDRVALPNGMQKITGLLGSWYGRICRGLWQDVYLEGYPALSLEDVTIRTFVREGRIEVNAVASAAGDAARSPLRVKLSIREKGVLRQSEEGRKALGFSDRASAGSEGAGAEQADTGMRPDRPECYGVDLESAPVLSAECMAHSVDGAAVETLRLCENEVAGAVYCASFNMDWSGARLWSPDEPFLYSAVLELLHGEEIIDRRVEDFGFREIWCEGPQFILNGIPVNLRGDSWHFQGGAQQTEAYIRNWYRICRSVGVNSIRLHAEPYPADYVRIADEEGMLIVDETAIYGSSKSMLADHPAFVENCRQHVRRLVQRDKNHPSVILWSLQNEMRWVDGRDGFKLHMPGFMAAIRELDPTRPIIAEGDNRLLPKVHTEVESRHYNIDGTIGQWDRTVPLTFGEHGGWWYICPQNSSMYVGLQAYRGTDESTAGLAQKERLFVEYARRQGVSGISTFNFAHYFMQAMPEQNIVLPSSEPGMSGVKPKFIPAYSLSINNGLLPEDYPLYTPNPAFGIMAEAFKPATIIAAEYNRCFYDDAPVSRSFDVYNDTFSTQDVRVEFVVLQGKNIVHEQSFGFRQSPAEHKVVGVEWVPFRAAAGEQAVLTAVLFHGDRRVHELRLEYRIMSASLLNQPVNVQRQTVYWGADEDYEHIRRLVPGCGKVDRSGLAGLAADHLLVIGSKAEGLDGGLEALLKAFVARGGKLLLLEQTQLSLGRLPLSRRPFLRAHAGNYQHPVLEGLGDEDLMFWHEELREEGPLPIVHAAFEKPAAGDFTLLLECSAGDFGDGGDLWSPLLEYRSGEGLFLANQLELMANIGRVPQACLLLRNLLAYAGRAGDNAGAEARPVAALLRPGGKAAAFLDKLRLRYTALDMTAPAVANAPGEAAPGDGQDYGLIVAEACMLEAPGAAEALRRHAEAGGQVLLLPAEDRQQAELARLLDCPVRVVPHETYHLAADYARAAVRGFSPVDLFGFDKVFLSPREVMNRALALNSLELPDAYALCTSVEGTPWKDYFVHGYTAEYSRLALVELNRRNTRSAGTFLAEVKTGAGSVLCSQLLTDPGSDKALRLYTRLLANLGASFDDGLLDSVKGDGEWAMEVAMALPCPPHVDYGAMKAYYTDPEFSLNNLGEGLYGWMQKKERRSGDGTLRIADAGLDPWFLSCFVQVPGQLRRGRLHVNTAVPYEIYLNGVLVAEPEQELILRGGLNRLIAILHGTGGDLTFGLTFLNADGTYMKDLEYRLTLDEVEPK; via the coding sequence ATGCGTAATTTGCTATGTCTAAACGGGGAATGGGATTTCATGCCCCTGTATGATCAGCCGCAATGCCGCAGGCTGCCGGAAAAAATTGTTTATGAAGCCCGCAAGATCCAGGTTCCTTCCAGCTGGAGGCGGACTTATCCGCTCCCGGAAGGCAAACGATTCGGCAAATTCCAGGAGTATGACTACGCCCCGTTCGAGCTGTACGGTTATCCGGAGGAATGGGATGCCGCGGAAGCGGGAGTGCTGCATCGAAGCTTTCGGGTTCCAGAGAGCATGGCCGGTCAACGGATCGTGCTGCGGCTGGACGGCATTATGCAGAAGGCCGTCATTTATTTGGACCGGCAGGAGATTGGTGTTTGGGAAGACGGCTACTTGCCGCTGAGGCTCGACATTACTTCCCTGGTGGTGCAGGGGCGGGAGCATCATCTGCATGTCGTTTGCGGCGGATTCGACAGAGTGGCGCTTCCAAACGGCATGCAAAAAATAACCGGACTTTTGGGTTCCTGGTACGGAAGGATTTGCCGTGGACTTTGGCAGGATGTATATCTGGAAGGTTATCCGGCACTGTCGCTGGAGGATGTAACTATTCGTACTTTCGTTCGGGAAGGGCGGATAGAGGTGAATGCTGTTGCCTCTGCAGCGGGAGATGCGGCCCGCAGCCCGCTGCGCGTAAAGCTGAGCATTCGGGAGAAAGGCGTGCTGCGGCAGTCTGAGGAGGGCCGGAAAGCGCTGGGATTTTCAGATAGGGCTAGCGCAGGATCTGAAGGGGCAGGAGCGGAGCAAGCCGATACCGGCATGCGGCCAGACAGACCGGAATGTTACGGAGTTGATCTGGAATCTGCACCGGTCCTGTCTGCTGAATGCATGGCCCATTCAGTCGATGGCGCCGCTGTGGAGACGCTCAGGCTATGTGAAAACGAAGTGGCCGGGGCAGTGTACTGTGCCTCATTCAATATGGACTGGAGCGGTGCCAGACTGTGGAGCCCGGATGAGCCGTTTCTATACAGTGCGGTGCTGGAACTGCTGCATGGAGAGGAGATCATCGACCGGCGTGTGGAAGATTTCGGCTTCCGCGAAATCTGGTGCGAAGGCCCGCAGTTTATACTGAATGGCATTCCGGTCAATCTGCGCGGCGATTCCTGGCATTTTCAGGGCGGGGCGCAGCAGACGGAAGCGTACATCCGCAACTGGTACCGCATATGCCGCTCCGTGGGTGTCAACAGCATCCGGCTGCATGCCGAGCCGTATCCGGCCGATTATGTGCGGATCGCCGATGAAGAAGGCATGCTGATCGTCGATGAGACGGCGATTTATGGCTCGAGCAAATCCATGCTGGCAGACCATCCCGCTTTTGTGGAGAACTGCCGGCAGCATGTGCGGCGGCTTGTGCAGCGCGACAAAAACCATCCGTCTGTCATTCTCTGGAGTCTGCAGAACGAAATGCGCTGGGTGGACGGACGGGACGGCTTCAAACTGCATATGCCCGGCTTTATGGCTGCAATCCGCGAGCTTGATCCTACTCGTCCGATCATCGCCGAAGGAGACAACAGGCTGCTGCCCAAAGTGCATACGGAGGTGGAAAGCCGCCATTACAACATCGACGGCACGATCGGCCAGTGGGACAGGACAGTTCCGCTGACCTTCGGGGAACATGGCGGCTGGTGGTATATATGTCCGCAAAACAGCAGCATGTATGTTGGACTGCAGGCCTACCGCGGTACGGACGAAAGCACAGCGGGGCTGGCGCAGAAGGAGCGGCTGTTTGTGGAGTATGCAAGACGGCAGGGCGTGTCCGGTATTTCCACCTTCAATTTCGCCCATTATTTCATGCAGGCGATGCCGGAGCAGAACATTGTCCTGCCATCCTCTGAGCCGGGGATGTCCGGCGTGAAGCCAAAGTTTATTCCGGCCTATTCGCTTTCAATCAACAACGGTCTGCTGCCGGAGGATTATCCGCTGTACACGCCTAATCCAGCCTTTGGCATTATGGCTGAGGCCTTTAAGCCGGCTACGATTATCGCCGCTGAGTACAACCGATGCTTCTATGACGATGCGCCGGTCAGCCGCAGCTTCGACGTATACAACGACACGTTCTCTACACAGGATGTCCGGGTGGAATTCGTTGTCTTGCAGGGGAAAAACATCGTCCATGAGCAAAGCTTCGGCTTCCGCCAAAGTCCCGCCGAGCATAAGGTCGTCGGGGTGGAGTGGGTGCCGTTCCGCGCCGCAGCCGGAGAGCAGGCGGTGTTGACGGCGGTGCTGTTTCACGGTGATCGGCGGGTGCATGAGCTGCGCTTAGAATACAGGATCATGTCCGCAAGCCTGCTGAACCAACCCGTGAACGTACAGCGTCAGACCGTGTATTGGGGAGCGGATGAGGATTACGAACACATCCGCCGGCTTGTTCCGGGCTGCGGAAAGGTAGACCGTTCTGGACTGGCCGGGCTTGCTGCCGATCATTTGCTCGTTATCGGCAGCAAGGCCGAGGGTCTGGATGGCGGACTGGAGGCGCTGCTGAAGGCGTTTGTCGCGCGGGGCGGCAAGCTGCTGCTGCTGGAGCAGACCCAGCTTTCGCTGGGTAGGCTGCCGCTCTCACGCCGGCCCTTCCTCCGCGCCCATGCGGGCAATTACCAGCATCCCGTGCTTGAGGGGCTTGGCGACGAGGATCTGATGTTCTGGCATGAGGAACTGCGCGAAGAGGGTCCGCTGCCGATTGTCCATGCCGCCTTCGAGAAGCCGGCCGCAGGCGATTTCACCCTGCTGCTGGAATGCAGCGCGGGCGATTTTGGCGACGGTGGCGATCTGTGGTCGCCGCTGCTGGAATACCGCAGCGGGGAGGGCCTGTTCCTGGCCAATCAGCTGGAGCTGATGGCGAACATTGGCCGCGTGCCGCAGGCCTGCCTGCTGCTGCGCAACCTGCTGGCCTACGCCGGGCGCGCCGGGGACAACGCCGGGGCTGAGGCCCGGCCGGTGGCCGCGCTGCTGCGCCCCGGCGGGAAAGCCGCAGCGTTCCTCGATAAGCTGCGGCTGCGGTATACGGCGCTGGATATGACAGCGCCGGCAGTGGCCAACGCGCCGGGCGAAGCGGCGCCCGGGGACGGGCAGGACTACGGCCTGATCGTGGCCGAAGCCTGCATGCTTGAGGCGCCGGGGGCAGCCGAGGCGCTCCGGCGTCATGCCGAAGCCGGCGGACAGGTGCTTCTCCTGCCGGCGGAGGACCGCCAGCAGGCTGAGCTTGCCCGCCTGCTGGATTGTCCCGTGCGTGTGGTGCCGCACGAGACGTATCACTTGGCGGCGGACTACGCCCGCGCCGCCGTGCGCGGCTTCAGTCCGGTCGACCTCTTCGGCTTCGACAAGGTGTTTCTGTCGCCGCGCGAGGTCATGAACCGTGCGCTGGCCCTCAACAGCCTGGAGCTGCCGGACGCTTATGCTCTTTGTACCAGTGTCGAAGGCACGCCATGGAAGGACTATTTCGTGCATGGCTACACGGCAGAATACAGCCGTCTGGCACTGGTGGAGCTAAACCGCAGAAACACACGTTCTGCTGGAACATTCCTTGCCGAAGTGAAGACAGGGGCGGGTTCCGTGCTCTGCTCGCAGCTGCTGACGGACCCCGGGAGTGACAAGGCGCTGCGCCTGTATACCCGCCTGCTCGCCAATCTGGGCGCGTCCTTTGACGACGGTTTACTGGATAGCGTGAAGGGTGACGGCGAGTGGGCCATGGAAGTGGCGATGGCGCTGCCTTGTCCGCCCCATGTCGATTACGGGGCGATGAAGGCTTACTACACCGATCCGGAGTTTTCTTTGAATAATCTGGGCGAAGGCCTTTATGGCTGGATGCAGAAGAAAGAGCGGCGTTCCGGCGACGGGACACTGCGGATTGCGGATGCGGGGCTTGATCCGTGGTTTCTGAGCTGCTTTGTGCAGGTGCCCGGACAACTTCGCCGCGGACGCCTGCACGTCAATACAGCCGTGCCTTATGAGATTTATTTGAACGGCGTGCTGGTGGCGGAGCCTGAGCAGGAGCTTATCCTGCGGGGCGGCCTCAACCGGCTGATCGCGATACTGCATGGAACCGGTGGTGACCTGACCTTCGGTTTGACCTTTCTGAACGCCGACGGCACCTATATGAAGGACCTGGAATACCGTCTGACCCTGGACGAGGTCGAACCGAAATAA
- a CDS encoding GDSL-type esterase/lipase family protein, whose product MLHLFADPITNDPVKPVILFLGDSITADGRYIRYAEEWLRKHRPDQAVELIACGIPSETASGLSEARHPFPRPCIHDRLAEELAAAAPGVVVACYGMNDGIYHPYSDERFAAYQAGMRQLSAQIREAGAKAVLMTPPPFDAASMNGQLLPEEAPDFNYLAPYRDYDRVLERYADWLLSGGCPADGVINLRTPLLEHIRNERRLDASYSYGDGIHPDASGHRVIARTLLSELFGVVSTSIHFNL is encoded by the coding sequence ATGTTGCATTTATTTGCCGATCCAATCACAAATGATCCGGTGAAGCCGGTGATTCTATTTCTCGGGGACAGCATTACGGCGGATGGCCGATATATCCGTTATGCAGAGGAATGGCTGCGGAAGCACCGCCCGGATCAGGCGGTGGAACTGATAGCATGCGGTATCCCCAGCGAGACGGCATCAGGCCTGAGCGAAGCGAGACATCCATTTCCAAGGCCCTGTATCCATGACCGGCTGGCGGAAGAACTCGCCGCTGCCGCTCCCGGTGTAGTTGTAGCCTGCTACGGCATGAACGACGGAATTTACCATCCCTACTCGGACGAACGGTTCGCGGCCTATCAGGCGGGAATGCGTCAGCTGAGCGCACAGATCCGTGAAGCCGGGGCCAAAGCGGTGCTCATGACCCCGCCGCCGTTCGACGCCGCTTCAATGAATGGCCAGCTCTTGCCTGAAGAGGCGCCTGATTTCAATTATCTGGCGCCCTACAGGGATTATGACCGCGTGCTGGAGCGTTATGCGGACTGGCTGCTCTCCGGCGGTTGTCCCGCCGATGGTGTGATCAACCTGCGCACTCCGCTGCTGGAGCATATCCGGAATGAGCGGAGGCTTGACGCCAGTTATAGCTATGGTGACGGTATCCATCCGGACGCATCAGGTCACCGCGTGATAGCGCGGACGCTGCTGTCGGAGCTGTTCGGAGTTGTTTCCACATCTATTCATTTCAATTTATGA
- a CDS encoding GH36-type glycosyl hydrolase domain-containing protein produces the protein MKAEHFKHAEPSGQQEHEEARGGLPSSGLRTNRAEPKDYYTFSDEEKEVEFKRHDMPTPWMNYLSNGTFHTMLSHAGGGVAFYKSPQIWRITRYRFFHLPMDRSGPYIYVQDAKTGGYWCPTSEPASDKPDEWKSAHGMGYTRFEAKRADIAARTVYFVGPYENSLIWNLTLSNQGSAAKELKVYAYAEFGMMEFMRELQWQCYNKHQVSVQYHPAETLVYRYGVENQPKPEETPLVYLASDTPLAGYDGDREEFIGCYRSESNPEAIENGGCTGSTLMGGDPCGALQFNLTLQPGESRTINVFLGTAADEQEVERAVAHSREAGFVESSFLALKENWASYLGAWESRLPDKDAERMINIWNPYQAHRNFLFSRNISFYATGTFRGVGYRDTSQDILAVVPFDTELAFDKLRLLLGQQYKDGHVNHYFFPNEGWEPVTSIHSDDHLWTALAAWDLLAETGDAAFLEAKLPYYDGGEGTVYEHLKAAIDFTASKLGPNGFPLMLRSDWNDQLFRVCREGRGESIWTAMQLGTVLLRMVDLAAAAGHPEHAAQYEAMYEAQRKRVNSIGWDGQWFRRAIMDDGRFLGSDEHDEAKIWLNAQTWATLSGMADEDKGLRAMDSVRDMLDTELGIKKIHPSITSFPDPADPLTNYNKGTGENGAVFCHANTWAIIAECMLGRGDLAYKYYRQLLPNVAMDKAGLWRYKAEPYVYASNLFGPESDKFGLANVSWLTGTAAWMYVAATQYILGVKPVMNGLSIDPCIPADWEGFTVKRRFRGCVYDITVTNVSKVCKGVKQITVDGERVEGNVLPPYPGRSSVKVEVIL, from the coding sequence GTGAAAGCGGAACACTTCAAGCATGCTGAACCATCCGGGCAGCAGGAACATGAGGAGGCCAGAGGCGGCTTGCCGTCAAGCGGATTACGCACAAACCGCGCTGAGCCGAAGGATTACTATACCTTCAGCGACGAGGAGAAGGAAGTTGAATTTAAACGGCATGATATGCCTACGCCGTGGATGAACTACCTGTCGAACGGTACCTTCCACACAATGCTGTCGCATGCGGGGGGCGGTGTGGCCTTTTACAAGTCGCCACAGATCTGGCGTATTACCCGTTACCGTTTCTTTCACCTGCCGATGGACCGTTCGGGTCCCTATATCTATGTGCAGGATGCAAAAACAGGCGGGTACTGGTGCCCGACCAGCGAGCCCGCCTCGGACAAACCTGATGAGTGGAAAAGCGCCCATGGCATGGGTTATACCCGCTTCGAGGCGAAGCGTGCGGATATCGCCGCCAGGACGGTGTATTTTGTCGGGCCATACGAGAACTCGCTGATCTGGAATCTGACCTTGTCCAACCAGGGCAGTGCAGCGAAAGAACTGAAGGTTTATGCCTACGCCGAGTTCGGCATGATGGAATTTATGCGCGAGCTGCAGTGGCAATGCTACAACAAACATCAGGTTTCGGTGCAATATCATCCAGCGGAAACGCTGGTGTACCGGTACGGGGTCGAAAACCAGCCCAAACCGGAAGAGACGCCGCTGGTCTATCTGGCTTCGGATACACCGCTAGCTGGCTATGACGGCGACCGCGAGGAATTTATCGGCTGTTACCGCAGCGAATCCAACCCGGAGGCGATTGAGAACGGCGGCTGCACCGGATCGACGCTGATGGGCGGGGACCCCTGTGGTGCGCTGCAGTTCAATCTTACGCTGCAGCCGGGCGAGAGCCGCACCATCAATGTATTTCTCGGCACCGCAGCGGATGAGCAGGAAGTTGAACGGGCCGTAGCCCACTCCCGGGAAGCCGGATTTGTAGAATCCTCCTTCCTGGCGCTGAAAGAGAATTGGGCGAGCTATCTGGGAGCGTGGGAGAGCCGGCTGCCGGACAAGGACGCCGAACGGATGATCAACATCTGGAATCCGTACCAGGCGCACCGTAACTTTCTGTTTTCACGCAACATTTCCTTTTACGCCACCGGTACGTTCCGCGGAGTGGGCTACCGGGACACCTCGCAGGATATTTTGGCGGTTGTGCCCTTCGACACGGAGCTTGCCTTTGACAAGCTGCGGCTTTTGCTCGGCCAACAGTACAAGGACGGCCATGTTAACCATTATTTCTTTCCGAACGAAGGCTGGGAGCCGGTAACGAGTATCCATTCCGACGACCATTTGTGGACCGCACTTGCCGCATGGGATCTGCTTGCAGAAACCGGAGATGCCGCTTTTCTGGAGGCCAAACTGCCTTATTATGACGGCGGCGAAGGCACGGTATATGAGCATTTGAAGGCAGCGATTGATTTTACGGCGTCGAAGCTGGGGCCTAACGGCTTCCCGCTGATGCTGCGCTCGGACTGGAACGACCAGCTGTTCCGCGTATGCCGTGAGGGGCGGGGCGAGAGTATCTGGACGGCGATGCAGCTTGGAACGGTGCTGCTGCGTATGGTTGATCTTGCGGCCGCCGCCGGCCATCCGGAGCATGCCGCTCAGTATGAAGCCATGTATGAGGCGCAGCGTAAACGGGTCAACAGCATCGGCTGGGACGGGCAATGGTTCCGGCGGGCCATTATGGACGACGGCCGGTTCCTCGGCAGCGATGAACACGACGAAGCCAAAATCTGGCTCAATGCCCAGACCTGGGCCACGTTGTCCGGCATGGCGGACGAGGATAAGGGGCTGCGGGCGATGGACAGCGTCCGCGACATGCTGGACACGGAGCTCGGCATCAAAAAAATCCATCCTTCCATCACCAGCTTTCCTGATCCTGCCGATCCTTTGACCAATTACAACAAGGGGACGGGGGAGAACGGAGCCGTATTCTGCCACGCTAACACTTGGGCTATTATAGCTGAATGTATGCTGGGCCGGGGAGATTTGGCCTACAAATATTACCGCCAGCTGCTGCCGAATGTGGCTATGGATAAGGCTGGCTTATGGCGGTACAAAGCAGAGCCTTACGTCTATGCCTCCAACCTGTTCGGGCCGGAGTCTGACAAGTTCGGCCTCGCCAACGTGTCCTGGCTAACCGGAACGGCTGCATGGATGTATGTCGCCGCCACCCAGTATATTCTGGGGGTGAAGCCGGTGATGAACGGCTTGTCCATCGACCCCTGCATTCCCGCAGATTGGGAAGGTTTTACGGTGAAGCGGCGCTTCAGAGGCTGTGTCTATGACATCACCGTTACGAACGTAAGCAAGGTCTGCAAAGGCGTCAAACAAATCACCGTTGACGGAGAACGGGTGGAGGGCAACGTCCTGCCGCCGTACCCTGGACGCTCGTCCGTCAAGGTTGAAGTTATTCTGTAG
- a CDS encoding AraC family transcriptional regulator, producing MNRNDHTPKGLEPGLLMYKYKYEDEESHWFHAHRGIEILYIYNGHGEIMVENQTYPIQDHTLVWFQPYQLHQVMVPPAPNRSYIRTNLTFDPSFLEHYLTAFPFLEKFFRNMWKGTLQRPVFYAMNNTPILDLLEELHHSVNDSAANKEEDTGFLMLQLMRLLQKQVSGVQTEDNPIQTRGGSHVERITDWLDEHYKQPFSLETLAASLHLSPYHISHLFKQHAGITLSEYLIQRRVREACMLLANTGKSIQEIAVEVGDLSPSYFSQMFKKIKGISPDQYRKSIR from the coding sequence ATGAACAGGAACGATCATACGCCCAAAGGGCTTGAACCCGGTCTATTGATGTACAAGTATAAATATGAAGATGAGGAATCCCATTGGTTTCACGCGCACAGGGGAATTGAAATATTGTACATATATAACGGTCATGGAGAAATCATGGTGGAGAATCAGACCTACCCCATTCAGGATCATACGCTGGTTTGGTTCCAGCCCTATCAGTTGCACCAAGTGATGGTTCCTCCGGCCCCCAACCGTTCTTATATTCGGACCAATCTGACCTTTGACCCCAGTTTTCTGGAGCATTATCTTACCGCTTTTCCTTTCCTGGAGAAGTTTTTCCGGAACATGTGGAAGGGCACTCTGCAGAGGCCGGTTTTCTACGCCATGAATAATACTCCGATTCTGGATTTGCTGGAGGAATTACATCATTCCGTAAATGATTCTGCCGCAAACAAAGAAGAAGATACCGGATTCCTGATGCTTCAGCTGATGCGTTTGCTTCAAAAACAAGTGTCCGGTGTCCAAACCGAAGACAATCCCATCCAGACGCGTGGAGGCTCACATGTCGAACGGATTACCGACTGGCTGGACGAACATTACAAGCAGCCCTTCAGCCTCGAAACGCTGGCTGCCAGTTTGCATCTGTCGCCTTACCACATTTCACATTTGTTCAAGCAACATGCCGGCATCACCCTGTCCGAATACTTGATTCAGCGGCGTGTAAGAGAGGCTTGCATGCTGTTGGCCAATACCGGTAAATCCATTCAGGAGATTGCTGTGGAGGTGGGCGATCTTTCCCCGTCATATTTCAGCCAGATGTTCAAAAAGATCAAAGGAATTTCACCAGACCAATATAGAAAGAGCATCCGCTGA